The Clavelina lepadiformis chromosome 1, kaClaLepa1.1, whole genome shotgun sequence genome segment CAAAATTTCTGGCGGTGACCACATGTTCCTTAGACTCCTCCAGATCCATTCTTAATGGATCTAAATACAATAATGCACTCTTTACTACATCCACGGCTAGCAGAATCCAGTGGAGTCCATCAGGATTCCACGGGataaaaacatactttttatcTCTGAAAGATTTTCCTTCCCAAAGTTGTTTTGTACGTTGGAAGTTTTGCATCAAATTAACTGACGATGAACAGGCATAGAGTATCTTATTATCACAATTACTCAGCCACCATAGGTAACTATTTATAACTTCTTCATTCAAGCAGCCTTTGCAAAACGTAGGGTCCAGTGATTGTGCAAAACAAGTTTCTTCAAGACTAAGGTTTGGTTCTAGTGACAATATCTGGAGAAGTGATAACGAGTGTGGTCCATTTTTCAAGCGAAGTGCAGTTTGGGAAGGTTGATTCAGTTCAATAATGTTGGGGACAATTCTTGTGTTTTCTGCTCGATTATGTACACAAAAATCAGCAGTTTGTGCAACAGCTTCACTTGCTGCAATTCCTATTTCAGGTAATAACATGTTGTTCCACTGCAGCTCATTGAGAATTgtgtttagttttgttttaactttatcCAAAGCATCAGATGATGTCATGTTGGCAGTTATATTCTGAATCTGTAGCAAAAGTTTAGGTATTTCACTTTTACAGCCTACATTTGTGGTCAACGTTCCATTTGTTGTGGTATAAAATGATGAAGATACTGGATATAAATCTGATGCCTGGCTGTATGATCTGACATTGCATTCAATCTGTAAACAAGTACTACAGGATAAGAATTAAAGACAGGATACTTTACATAAGATGCAAGTTCATAGTCAAAAATATAATACAGTACAAATTACATGATGCAACTAGCTTACAATTACCAGAAGGAAAGATTTTCATCTATCTAACAAACAATAACTCCAATTAATCTCCAAACTCTTGTACCATAATCTTAAGTATTATATATAGCGCTATACCTCTTGTACCACATGACCAGAGTGTGCACCTCTGGCAGGAAACTCAACTTTACACATGTATATGCTCAGAAGGTCATCATTTTTTATGTGTAGCATTTGATGAATTTTACGTGAATAAATTCGATGCTGGTAAGACATTGGCAATTTAAGCTGCAACACAAGGAATAATTTCATggaagaaaaacaacatttttaattcttttttggGAAAGTCAAGTTGTAAACTTCTCGTTTCCTAACCTGATATTGAGGAAACTGCAGAACTTCTACGATGTAGATTTTTGCACCGCAGTCTTTCTTCTTCGTCGCTTGGACACAACAGTAGGTCTTTTTGTGAGGATTATGTTCTACTCGCTAAAATATACACTGGACTTAATCTGATTTTTCGCACATGAAAAAAAGTAGTACAATGTTATATAAAAAGtagaaataataataacgtaATAGTAATACTAATACCTttaatatatatgtttttattGGTAACATTGTTGCTTTCAATGCTTGCAAAGCTGTTGGGTggtgttaaacaaaaaaaacttttatatacAGATAGAACTTGTAATATATTGCTCAGCTAATACAATGTAATTGACtcataacaatttaatatttcaatcaaaGCAGTAGcattgacattaaaaaattaataaaattgacaaaaaacaaaccttcctttttttcgaaatatttctgtCTTTGCCATGTTGACATTCCAACCTGGTAGAGATAGTAATGATGTAAGGTATACCAGAGTCCGCATCCCAACGAATACGCTTTCGAGTTTCCTCTATACATAGCAGTGCAAATTTAAGAAGAGCATCGCTTTATTTTGAGTTATTTCTGTTGTGATATTTATTGTATTACTGTAATGGTGATTGTATTCCACTATAAATCTGGTCAATGTGAATTGCTGATAGTCTTCTATAGCTTGCAGTGCACTTTCTTTTGTCTTGAACCACTGTAATACAGTAAAAACTATAATAGCATCTAGATCAATAGATTTATTTCGgatctagtgcagaagtgtaAAAAAggtgatgacgtcaaaatttgcGAAGGTGGTAAAAATGCACTATGTGGCTGTGCACTATACCCTTTATTTCTAGATTGATAACATTTTTGTATCTACACAAGCAAACAACTTACCATTaccaattaatttttttatactaCTCGGTGGCAATACCAATTCAGCAGCAAAGATCTGAGTAACAGTTTGCAGTGATGCACGAGCAGGACATAGCCTAGGTCCACTCCTAGTTATTTTGACTTACCAGCAAATAAACGCTAAGAAGAACGTTGATTTTAAGGACACACAATCCAAGCTAGTTGGTTATAaggcaaaataaataaaacctCAACCTATACCAAGAAAAGACGCAGCAAAATGATATGTTTCTTAAACCTTTTTGAGGTCATTTTAAAGTTACACAAACTTATCTTGATTTACACTTGAAAACATTCGAAAATTGACTGCTGGtcataacataacataaccACTTGCTTTGTCATAATAACTTGCAGCGAACATGTCTCTGTTATAACCTAGCTGCTTAGCCTAAGACCCCTGTTATATTTTTCATCATAACTTTCCTTTTACAAGGCTCGAATTGGGGAACTTCCCTATGTTTGAAATGAGATAGGTAAGTtttctgttgttttgaaaagaaaccAAAAACTGTACTTCCTAAGTCTCCGTCAGACTTTACCGGACTTGACACATCATTGTTTATAGTTCCATGTTGGCCTGCTTTCAAGGTTAGAACATAGTAGTATTAAATCACGTAAACGTATTTACTActataaatttaactttgaaTTTATTTACCCGGAAAtggaaatgaaaaacaaagcgATTGACAAAGTGAAACGCAAGTTAAGGGTCTGTGCAGAAGTGCGCAACCACAAGatacatttgtatactagaccccagctactcaaatttgGTTTTGCACGTCTACACTAGACCCCAGCTTACTCAGTAATAGTAACCTTATctttatgcaaattttttctattgcaCAAACTGTATTTTCCCTGCGGGTAAAGCTTTATTTTATTCCAGCAGagcaaagagatttaaacacatgagtagaaacttctcttttgcgcatgacgtcatgtttgtttcttttattctcttggagcatattctactttctccacggtcacggttcactacataacaataaacatgcagacgacgacaatgattttcagatctgtttgctgctggaacagattagtcttattattagGGTGCAGTTATTGGGATCCATTgggtgttaattttaattgaaattaattattgaaatcaggtgagagttttaggttcagcaattaacttagtttcagttccttgaactgataatgctgctgttttgtatcaaggcatggcttagcctactagagttgcgcgggaagattttttcgttcaccacatttaCCTTCGACCAGGCAATTAGCAACTAAACTCATTAGCATAGGCCTTATGTTGCAGGTGTTGTGTCATTAAAATAGGCTACTGAAAGTCTGATTTCAGATCTTGTTATTGtggtgcagttgttgggatctaATGGATGTCAACTtgaagttaattattgaaatagattGTGACCCAGAAGACGATGCAGTAAACTTCATGTAAGATACGATATGCCTATTAATCAATTAGCCAACTGCTGTTGAGCTTGTCCTGTATGGCGGTCACCCAGAGTGTACGTtctcgccaatttataataaacagccaagcaaaacagcaaattaatgTAAGTCGTAACGAGTATTTGAAGTAATACTGTACTGATatattgataaaatttaatctgataatgaaaatatttatttgcagatgtggacaatgtttgcataactgcacaagtaatgaaactttgctggctcatcaaaaaactgctcacggtatatttgttttttgtttgaaacttatttcattttgagcTCTATCATTGGCAGATTccgattaaaaaaatcaaacaaacttaattttacactTGTCTTGCAGAATCTTCTTGCAATAATGTTACAAGAGAAAAGCTGATGGAATGGTGGGAAACAGTGGGTGGCGTTAAAACAGATCTAACTGCAGATGCggttaactattttatgaaGCTATTTTCTTCGTACAGTTCACCGGATGAACTGTTTCATAAATTCTCCTGTGATGGAATTACGTGCATCCCATCACTATTTTTCTTGCCAAGAAAATTGTCACTATGTTTAAcacgaaaattgtttgatgtatttttatcaCACGTTACCACTgttgcacacaacaaaaagGGGAAACACTTGACATTACACAAGTTAACCCGAGACGAAGAATTCATAATTCAGTACATAGGTggttatattttgcagaaactcACTAAGCGCTGTATAAATCCGAGAGAAATAGATCTATTGTCTTGTTTAACTGATTATAGTAATGAAACCACTAATAGTTCCTTGATTTCCgctttaaataataacaattatggACATCTTACAGTTCCAGCGAAATCACTAGTGAAATTGTTGATGTATGTAGAAAGTGTCTTTAGGAAACAAGACATAAAGGAGCACATCATGGAAAGTTGCATGTCTTCTTTGAGTGTTTGTAACATAAaagatatatttgaaaatcttgtttttgatgaatgtttgcaaaaattgtgcatgaaaatatgtaaattttacgTGAAGATTAGATGCTATCAAAAAGCCAATCATTTAAATTCAGTACTGCATGTAACCTCTGATCAAAATGTAAGTCTgagaaaatcattaaaatgaatGTACATTACATAGTTGTCTTCTTACATGTACTTCGTCAGTTTTAGCTCAAGAAGGA includes the following:
- the LOC143453306 gene encoding uncharacterized protein LOC143453306, with amino-acid sequence MWFKTKESALQAIEDYQQFTLTRFIVEYNHHYKETRKRIRWDADSGIPYIITISTRLECQHGKDRNISKKRKRVEHNPHKKTYCCVQATKKKDCGAKIYIVEVLQFPQYQLKLPMSYQHRIYSRKIHQMLHIKNDDLLSIYMCKVEFPARGAHSGHVVQEIECNVRSYSQASDLYPVSSSFYTTTNGTLTTNVGCKSEIPKLLLQIQNITANMTSSDALDKVKTKLNTILNELQWNNMLLPEIGIAASEAVAQTADFCVHNRAENTRIVPNIIELNQPSQTALRLKNGPHSLSLLQILSLEPNLSLEETCFAQSLDPTFCKGCLNEEVINSYLWWLSNCDNKILYACSSSVNLMQNFQRTKQLWEGKSFRDKKYVFIPWNPDGLHWILLAVDVVKSALLYLDPLRMDLEESKEHVVTARNFVSRILLDKFGFILNFVESPIRTLQSNTVDCGMFVCMYANWLAHGEDLNQNISGTVCRKHIYDAVAGNCLQGIENAYKKSICKICNLAINGFWVDCVRCQQWYHTKCVGWPLSKAENVKHFHCP
- the LOC143450427 gene encoding uncharacterized protein LOC143450427, with protein sequence MDVNLKLIIEIDCDPEDDAVNFICGQCLHNCTSNETLLAHQKTAHESSCNNVTREKLMEWWETVGGVKTDLTADAVNYFMKLFSSYSSPDELFHKFSCDGITCIPSLFFLPRKLSLCLTRKLFDVFLSHVTTVAHNKKGKHLTLHKLTRDEEFIIQYIGGYILQKLTKRCINPREIDLLSCLTDYSNETTNSSLISALNNNNYGHLTVPAKSLVKLLMYVESVFRKQDIKEHIMESCMSSLSVCNIKDIFENLVFDECLQKLCMKICKFYVKIRCYQKANHLNSVLHVTSDQNVSLRKSLK